tagttcttttgttaggatgtgggtggccctgaaaagggccggggtttcagaaacttggacggtcggatcttcacttcttctgggcttggccgccttcttggcaggcgctgccttcttggcggccggcttcttttttggcgtctcttggccggtttcttggcgactggtttcttggccggagttttcttagtcttcttggcggccggcttcttggccttcttggggggtggtagccttcttggccgcggtcttcttcggcttggcggtcttgggcttggcggccttcttggccgcgggttttcttgaccggcttcttggcgacaggtttctttgcggccttctcggcggctttcttgctgccacgttgattttgaaggatcccgaacAATCACTATGTATAGNNNNNNNNNNNNNNNNNNNNNNNNNNNNNNNNNNNNNNNNNNNNNNNNNNNNNNNNNNNNNNNNNNNNNNNNNNNNNNNNNNNNNNNNNNNNNNNNNNNNNNNNNNNNNNNNNNNNNNNNNNNNNNNNNNNNNNNNNNNNNNNNNNNNNNNNNNNNNNNNNNNNNNNNNNNNNNNNNNNNNNNNNNNNNNNNNNNNNNNNAGGgcacccacatcctctcgaaaaaactgtattctcttcacactgaatcaaactgcacaatgcagatatacgaattgatataaacacacacatacagtacatctgtcgagactaagacaatctagcagtaaaagtaaccttacatataacatatcccagtccaagatagctgacagacaattaaagtaattcgtgagcaagaccgcatcacacaagtacaagaaatgaccgcaatacggttcttagacggcccgcatcttacaagtttgtcgtcTAAGActagctgacatatatgtatatcaaatgtgtgtgcaggtttatgttcgcgaccggatgcacgtggtcacataacattctctaatgttaataaagtcactgtcggctgaattgatttgcgtgtacaggtatatggtgtgtgtgtgtgtgtgtgggggggggggggggggatgtgcgagtcgtgagtaattgtatttcaggcgcaacaactgcgtctgtttagagaaaggtgaaggatacagatctttctgggatatgtgggtggccctgaaaagggccggggttgttgatgttgttttcggtccgccttaggctcgctcccctcggatacggcgggcgagctggatgtccttgggcatgatggtgacgcgcttggcgtggatggcgcacaggttggtgtcctcgaagagaccgaccaggtaggcctcgctggcttcctgcagggccatgaccgccgagctctggaagcgcaggtcggtcttgaagtcttgggcgatctcacgcaccaggcgctggaagggcagcttgcggatgagcagctcggtggacttctggtagcgacggatctctctgagggccacggtgcccggcctgtagcggtgaggcttcttgacgccgccggtagccggtgcgctcttgcgcgcggccttggttgccagctgcttcctgggggctttgccaccggtggacttacgggcggtctgcttggtacgtgccatgtcgaacggatgaacttcgtctacgctcaagtgcaaggcaatatcaaaagtagtcggcgagcggtggagagtgaatttatatcacccgctaatcagatgtccgcagattacaattggtgggcgccctgccgtccgattggttctcgggctgaaatccgagcttgcgattggtcaggtttcgtgtctccacgatccggtttttgcagcaagctcggcacttttggggatagcgaatgaacgatgcttgcgctatagaatggcaatgggctacatacactcgggcaaacgctcgtgcgtctagccatacaatggcaacaaggcattcgtctaCTTCATTGCTCAATTTTGCCTCGGCGaaattctgtctgcctgtgcgtgtgtgcgtctatccacccattcttttggtggtggtctgtctgtgtgttcgggggggggggggtcttttgatagattttttttctatcttacatatgttatttcattccttttctctgagagcatatggtgtgtggaaaagtgataactttgatgtgattgacatagttcttttgttaggatgtgggtggccctgaaaagggccggggttttcagaaacttggacggtcggatcttcacttcttcttgggcttgccgccttcttggcaggcgctgccttcttgcggccggcttcttttttggcgtcttcttggccggtttcttggcgactggtttctggccggagttttcttagtcttcttggcggccggcttcttggccttcttgggggtggtagccttcttggccgcggtcttcttcggcttggcggtcttgggcttggcggccttcttggccgcgggtttcttgaccggcttcttggcgacaggtttctttgcggccttctcggcggctttcttggctgccacgttgattttgaaggatcccgacgctcCTGTACccttcacctgaatgagggtgcccttctctaccaaggctttcagggcgcgcttgatgaagtgtcccttcttctccacgtcgaacttgtagttgccggcgatgtacttcttgatggccaagagggaagaacctttgcggtccttgagcgcttccagggccgccgtgaccatggcggtggtgggcgggtgagccgcaggggccttgggcgccttcttggccttctttggggacggtgctggggcggacatgttagcttgctttgtctgcgacggacgtgcaaatgaacccgacatcttgtcaaactggcgtgaagtagcgacggtgcggacgtggtcggaaacgtcgtagcctgtccgcgtcttactgtctgtctcggccaaatttgtgtttcttttctaactttacggctgaatttctcccttcccgagtatcaaaattgatactgactcggtctctgtacaagaggacatgtccaacttactaatttgatggaagcggctggtcactggccctcagatattgagatatttgccatacttttcagtaagcacgccctggactccacgccgacggctgatcgtttgcatgcagagaaacgagcgagcgcacatgaattgatgaacactcccggacttttgttgacgcagatatatcatatttgagccaagcaacttcactacgcgtgaacgagctcgacaagatatagatcataagtaactttgatacataacACACACTCCCAAACACGCCACTtcaatcatattcttcacacgtataccaagaaaataaaacatatatactacgcttcacacgcatttattagtatccaaccgtgcacacatatttgcagaacatctctcaacaagactatcactagcactacaaagaaaacagtggggaccaccatactagttcattgttgtgtgtttgcatgaccggcttgggtctgtctttggtattatgctcgttgttcgagtcaggtgtgtacatgtgttcgttgtgagaagatacagctcttttggggagatttgggtggccctgaaaagggcctgggtttgtcgatggtcagattctgctttagccgccgaagccgtacagggtgcggccttggcgtttcagagcgtagacaacgtccatggcggtcaccgtcttgcgcttggcgtgctcggtgtaggtcaccgcgtcgcggatcacattctcaaggaacaccttcagaacgcctcgggtctcctcgtagatcaacccggagatgcgcttcacgccgccacgacgggcaagacgacggatagccggcttagtgataccctggatgttgtcgcgaagaaccttgcggtgacgcttagcgcctccctttccgagccccttgcctcctttgccgcgtccagacatgatgattacgatgttcttgtcgatacagaacgagaatggatcagacggcctggctgagccgcattaataaccgccctgcggacctgcgcgtagtcctggccgccgccaccactagccaatgggaagcaagccactagccaagcaagacaatgctacgcggagaatttgacaccgacaagacaaacatcttgtcgggaaaacacgaaagcagaagaaaagaaaataaagcgaagaaaacggatgaatttgcccgaaacacagtcagctagttgtaatgatatcattgctagcatgctcaaagcacgcaacgcacgcacgtacgcacgcacacacacacacacacacacacacagagagacaaacacacacacacacacacacactcacgcacacacacacacacacacacacacacacacacacacacacaccgttgtcgatcagaagtttgattacacttgtgagacattgcttactagtgtatgtttatggcgttttgactggaaaaggaacgccgatcgacggccaatccattgttctacgtgttctaaggaacgtcacagacgacagttgttccagaaggcaagtggcgcaagcttgttgttgcgtcacctttgcttggtgtaataagaacgtgtgcagacttttattacgtcaaaattcactttctttgttgtttgtcttctgtcatgatcattctgttgtttttgtagttgttgtgtgttttccaggttagttctgtactgttttatgtcgcctgcgatcccaggttagtggcgtgtgcgtgggttgtgtgtagtcgctgtttcgactggaatgtgattgctatagctcttttgtgaggatgtgggtggccttgaaaaaggccggggttttgtcgtgcagaggcgtcggtcgatttacttggagctggtgtacttggtgacggccttggttccctcgctgacggcgtgcttggccagctcgcccggcaacaggagtcgcacggcggtctggatctcgcggctgctgatggtggagcgcttgttgtagtgagccagtcgagaagcttcggcagcgattctctcgaaaatgtcgttgacgaaggagttcatgatgcccatggccttgctagagacgccggtgtcggggtgcacctgcttgagcaccttgtagatgtagacgccgaaggtttcccttctctttctcctccttccgcgcttcttgtctcctgcgggcctggccttgccggctttcttggcggcttttccacttggtggcatgacgaagacgttcttggcgtgtttagacagcaaagaatataatcgcactcgtctcggcctggcctttatatcggagaacaatgcaaatttggggattgtctagtccaaggcgcggacgtggtagaacctctcctcgagagttagctctctctctattggttcgctgtcggaagccgtgaatccagcagcggggtataaagtgtttggacaggagataattcctcttcattctctcattctttctgccgtttgacgtaaatcaatcgactactacaagatgtctggacgtggcaaaggtggcaaggcacgcgccaaggccaagagccgttcttcccgtgcgggtctccagttcccggtcggtcgggtgcatcgcttcttgcgcaagggaaactacgcccagcgcgtgggtgccggcgcaccggtgtacctggcggccgtgctggagtacctgacggccgagatcctggagctggccggtaacgctgcccgcgacaacaagaagacccgAATCATCccacgtcaccttcaactggccgtccgcaacgacgaggagttgaacaagctgctgggcggagtgaccatcgcacagggcggcgttctgcccaatatccacgccgtgcttctgcccaagaagacaagcaaggctcagtaatgtccggacgaaagaaacagaaccccggcccttttcagggccacccacatcctctcgaaaaaactgtattctcttcacactgaatcaaactgcacaatgcagatatacgaattgatataaacacacacatacagtacatctgtcgagactaagacaatctagcagtaaaagtaaccttacatataacatatcccagtccaagatagctgacagacaattaaagtaattcgtgagcaagaccgcatcacacaagtacaagaaatgaccgcaatacggttcttagacggcccgcatcttacaagtttgtcgtcTAAGActagctgacatatatgtatatcaaatgtgtgtgcaggttttatgttcgcgaccggatgcacgtggtcacataacattctctaatgttaataaagtcactgtcggctgaattgatttgcgtgtacaggtatatggtgtgtgtgtgtgtgggggggggggggggggggatgtgcgagtcgtgagtaattgtatttcaggcgcaacaactgcgtctgtttagagaaaggtgaaggatacagatctttctgggatatgtgggtggccctgaaaagggccggggttgttgatgttgttttcggtccgccttaggctcgctcccctcggatacggcgggcgagctggatgtccttgggcatgatggtgacgcgcttggcgtggatggcgcacaggttggtgtcctcgaagagaccgaccaggtaggcctcgctggcttcctgcagggccatgaccgccgagctctggaagcgcaggtcggtcttgaagtcttgggcgatctcacgcaccaggcgctggaagggcagcttgcggatgagcagctcggtggacttctggtagcgacggatctctctgagggccacggtgcccggcctgtagcggtgaggcttcttgacgccgccggtagccggtgcgctcttgcgcgcggccttggttgccagctgcttcctgggggctttgccaccggtggacttacgggcggtctgcttggtacgtgccatgtcgaacggatgaacttcgtctacgctcaagtgcaaggcaatatcaaaagtagtcggcgagcggtggagagtgaatttatatcacccgctaatcagatgtccgcagattacaattggtgggcgccctgccgtccgattggttctcgggctgaaatccgagcttgcgattggtcaggtttcgtgtctccacgatccggtttttgcagcaagctcggcacttttggggatagcgaatgaacgatgcttgcgctatagaatggcaatgggctacatacactcgggcaaacgctcgtgcgtctagccatacaatggcaacaaggcattcgtctaCTTCATTGCTCAATTTTGCCTCGGCGaaattctgtctgcctgtgcgtgtgtgcgtctatccacccattcttttggtggtggtctgtctgtgtgttcggggggggggggtcttttgatagattttttttctatcttacatatgttatttcattccttttctctgagagcatatggtgtgtggaaaagtgataactttgatgtgattgacatagttcttttgttaggatgtgggtggccctgaaaagggccggggttttcagaaacttggacggtcggatcttcacttcttcttgggcttggccgccttcttggcaggcgctgccttcttggcggccggcttcttttttggcgtcttcttggccggtttcttggcgactggtttcttggccggagttttcttagtcttcttggcggccggcttcttggccttcttgggggtggtagccttcttggccgcggtcttcttcggcttggcggtcttgggcttggcggccttcttggccgcgggtttcttgaccggcttcttggcgacaggtttctttgcggccttctcggcggctttcttggctgccacgttgattttgaaggatcccgacgctcCTGTACccttcacctgaatgagggtgcccttctctaccaaggctttcagggcgcgcttgatgaagtgtcccttcttctccacgtcgaacttgtagttgccggcgatgtacttcttgatggccaagagggaagaacctttgcggtccttgagcgcttccagggccgccgtgaccatggcggtggtgggcgggtgagccgcaggggccttgggcgccttcttggccttctttggggacggtgctggggcggacatgttagcttgctttgtctgcgacggacgtgcaaatgaacccgacatcttgtcaaactggcgtgaagtagcgacggtgcggacgtggtcggaaacgtcgtagcctgtccgcgtcttactgtctgtctcggccaaatttgtgtttcttttctaactttacggctgaatttctcccttcccgagtatcaaaattgatactgactcggtctctgtacaagaggacatgtccaacttactaatttgatggaagcggctggtcactggccctcagatattgagatatttgccatacttttcagtaagcacgccctggactccacgccgacggctgatcgtttgcatgcagagaaacgagcgagcgcacatgaattgatgaacactcccggacttttgttgacgcagatatatcatatttgagccaagcaacttcactacgcgtgaacgagctcgacaagatatagatcataagtaactttgatacataacACACACTCCCAAACACGCCACTtcaatcatattcttcacacgtataccaagaaaataaaacatatatactacgcttcacacgcatttattagtatccaaccgtgcacacatatttgcagaacatctctcaacaagactatcactagcactacaaagaaaacagtggggaccaccatactagttcattgttgtgtgtttgcatgaccggcttgggtctgtctttggtattatgctcgttgttcgagtcaggtgtgtacatgtgttcgttgtgagaagatacagctcttttggggagatttgggtggccctgaaaagggcctgggtttgtcgatggtcagattctgctttagccgccgaagccgtacagggtgcggccttggcgtttcagagcgtagacaacgtccatggcggtcaccgtcttgcgcttggcgtgctcggtgtaggtcaccgcgtcgcggatcacattctcaaggaacaccttcagaacgcctcgggtctcctcgtagatcaacccggagatgcgcttcacgccgccacgacgggcaagacgacggatagccggcttagtgataccctggatgttgtcgcgaagaaccttgcggtgacgcttagcgcctccctttccgagccccttgcctcctttgccgcgtccagacatgatgattacgatgttcttgtcgatacagaacgagaatggatcagacggcctggctgagccgcattaataaccgccctgcggacctgcgcgtagtcctggccgccgccaccactagccaatgggaagcaagccactagccaagcaagacaatgctacgcggagaatttgacaccgacaagacaaacatcttgtcgggaaaacacgaaagcagaagaaaagaaaataaagcgaagaaaacggatgaatttgcccgaaacacagtcagctagttgtaatgatatcattgctagcatgctcaaagcacgcaacgcacgcacgtacgcacgcacacacacacacacacacacacacagagagacaaacacacacacacacacacacactcacgcacacacacacacacacacacacacacacacacacacacacaccgttgtcgatcagaagtttgattacacttgtgagacattgcttactagtgtatgtttatggcgttttgactggaaaaggaacgccgatcgacggccaatccattgttctacgtgttctaaggaacgtcacagacgacagttgttccagaaggcaagtggcgcaagcttgttgttgcgtcacctttgcttggtgtaataagaacgtgtgcagacttttattacgtcaaaattcactttctttgttgtttgtcttctgtcatgatcattctgttgtttttgtagttgttgtgtgttttccaggttagttctgtactgttttatgtcgcctgcgatcccaggttagtggcgtgtgcgtgggttgtgtgtagtcgctgtttcgactggaatgtgattgctatagctcttttgtgaggatgtgggtggccttgaaaaaggccggggttttgtcgtgcagaggcgtcggtcgatttacttggagctggtgtacttggtgacggccttggttccctcgctgacggcgtgcttggccagctcgcccggcaacaggagtcgcacggcggtctggatctcgcggctgctgatggtggagcgcttgttgtagtgagccagtcgagaagcttcggcagcgattctctcgaaaatgtcgttgacgaaggagttcatgatgcccatggccttgctagagacgccggtgtcggggtgcacctgcttgagcaccttgtagatgtagacgccgaaggtttcccttctctttctcctccttccgcgcttcttgtctcctgcgggcctggccttgccggctttcttggcggcttttccacttggtggcatgacgaagacgttcttggcgtgtttagacagcaaagaatataatcgcactcgtctcggcctggcctttatatcggagaacaatgcaaatttggggattgtctagtccaaggcgcggacgtggtagaacctctcctcgagagttagctctctctctattggttcgctgtcggaagccgtgaatccagcagcggggtataaagtgtttggacaggagataattcctcttcattctctcattctttctgccgtttgacgtaaatcaatcgactactacaagatgtctggacgtggcaaaggtggcaaggcacgcgccaaggccaagagccgttcttcccgtgcgggtctccagttcccggtcggtcgggtgcatcgcttcttgcgcaagggaaactacgcccagcgcgtgggtgccggcgcaccggtgtacctggcggccgtgctggagtacctgacggccgagatcctggagctggccggtaacgctgcccgcgacaacaagaagacccgAATCATCccacgtcaccttcaactggccgtccgcaacgacgaggagttgaacaagctgctgggcggagtgaccatcgcacagggcggcgttctgcccaatatccacgccgtgcttctgcccaagaagacaagcaaggctcagtaatgtccggacgaaagaaacagaaccccggcccttttcagggccacccacatcctctcgaaaaaactgtattctcttcacactgaatcaaactgcacaatgcagatatacgaattgatataaacacacacatacagtacatctgtcgagactaagacaatctagcagtaaaagtaaccttacatataacatatcccagtccaagatagctgacagacaattaaagtaattcgtgagcaagaccgcatcacacaagtacaagaaatgaccgcaatacggttcttagacggcccgcatcttacaagtttgtcgtcTAAGActagctgacatatatgtatatcaaatgtgtgtgcaggttttatgttcgcgaccggatgcacgtggtcacataacattctctaatgttaataaagtcactgtcggctgaattgatttgcgtgtacaggtatatggtgtgtgtgtgtgtgtgggggggggggggatgtgcgagtcgtgagtaattgtatttcaggcgcaacaactgcgtctgtttagagaaaggtgaaggatacagatctttctgggatatgtgggtggccctgaaaagggccggggttgttgatgttgttttcggtccgccttaggctcgctcccctcggatacggcgggcgagctggatgtccttgggcatgatggtgacgcgcttggcgtggatggcgcacaggttgg
The nucleotide sequence above comes from Branchiostoma lanceolatum isolate klBraLanc5 chromosome 14, klBraLanc5.hap2, whole genome shotgun sequence. Encoded proteins:
- the LOC136448976 gene encoding late histone H2A.2.2-like; the protein is MSGRGKGGKARAKAKSRSSRAGLQFPVGRVHRFLRKGNYAQRVGAGAPVYLAAVLEYLTAEILELAGNAARDNKKTRIIPRHLQLAVRNDEELNKLLGGVTIAQGGVLPNIHAVLLPKKTSKAQ
- the LOC136448932 gene encoding histone H1-like, with amino-acid sequence MSGSFARPSQTKQANMSAPAPSPKKAKKAPKAPAAHPPTTAMVTAALEALKDRKGSSLLAIKKYIAGNYKFDVEKKGHFIKRALKALVEKGTLIQVKGTGASGSFKINVAAKKAAEKAAKKPVAKKPVKKPAAKKAAKPKTAKPKKTAAKKATTPKKAKKPAAKKTKKTPAKKPVAKKPAKKTPKKKPAAKKAAPAKKAAKPKKK
- the LOC136448755 gene encoding histone H1-like; amino-acid sequence: MSGSFARPSQTKQANMSAPAPSPKKAKKAPKAPAAHPPTTAMVTAALEALKDRKGSSLLAIKKYIAGNYKFDVEKKGHFIKRALKALVEKGTLIQVKGTGASGSFKINVAAKKAAEKAAKKPVAKKPVKKPAAKKAAKPKTAKPKKTAAKKATTPKKAKKPAAKKTKSTAWILGRTPPCAMVTPAQQLVQLLVVADGS